From Aedes albopictus strain Foshan chromosome 1, AalbF5, whole genome shotgun sequence, one genomic window encodes:
- the LOC109419787 gene encoding sodium-coupled monocarboxylate transporter 1 isoform X3 translates to MLMARTFMDLLWDYGVFVVFIIFSTLVPLWGRFFGKKEKTKADYVFGLGTISMGAMMLSIARGTLGVRSFLGYPSELFYRGSAMWETLYGMVTAYPIVCFVFIPVYFNLGVTSVYQYLDLRFNSRLVRCLASGTYVIRSLLNLGVTVYTPTVALNTVIGIPYWASLLGISAISIIFNLLGGLKAAIMADVIQGVTMILISIAIIIQSMINVGGFDKIFTVPAENGRLNFFNFTGDFTIRVDTTSAWLGQLFMSLSIFGCQQNFVQRYLSMSTFKEVRRTLMSNIPVVITLFSLAWIVGMGVYAVYAQCDPMAGGYINKMDEILPFFVEDKFSYLPGVLGLFMASLFNGALSLNVSNLNSLATVTWEDFLSPLPRFKGISDKQQLTIIKFIGSVYGVMVMGVGFAVGLLSGVIESSMLMTSATSGPLLGVFLLAMLVPVANWKGAASGMIVSHIVTLWITFGSLTVDKETVLLPTSVEGCTNETFSAGIVKPSKSWLLANTPLEVESDFSYLDGPLEEHIARTPQFPETLYSISYMYYSLIGTFLTVIIGTLVSYLTRHRDDAYDHKLLHPAVYRLSRMLPGKARRYVNNPDIRPKNCPSASKKIPLDNPAFEPSLESIHEKKSPLEPAVFIVNMSVPVEVPSSVPSAEPTAADSNQLVPEEVGDLKEVRT, encoded by the exons ATGGCACGTACCTTTATGGATCTGCTGTGGGACTACGGCGTGTTCGTAGTGTTCATCATCTTCTCGACGCTGGTGCCCCTCTGGGGAAGATTCTTCGGCAAGAAGGAAAAAACCAAGGCGGACTATGTGTTCGGCCTGGGCACGATCTCGATGGGTGCCATGATGCTGTCGATCGCACGTGGAACGCTCGGCGTCCGATCGTTCCTGGGCTACCCGAGTGAACTGTTCTACCGGGGGTCGGCCATGTGGGAAACCCTGTACGGGATGGTGACCGCCTATCCGATCGTGTGCTTTGTGTTCATCCCGGTGTACTTTAACTTGGGTGTTACGTCCGTTTATCAGTATCTGGATTTGAG ATTCAACAGCCGCCTGGTCCGCTGTCTAGCGTCGGGAACCTACGTGATCCGATCCCTACTGAATCTCGGCGTAACGGTGTACACTCCAACGGTGGCACTGAATACGGTCATCGGAATTCCCTACTGGGCTTCGCTGCTTGGGATCTCCGCTATCAGTATCATCTTCAACCTGCTGGGAGGGCTGAAGGCCGCCATTATGGCAGACGTTATCCAGGGAGTTACCATGATCCTGATCTCGATCGCCATAATCATCCAGTCGATGATCAACGTTGGAGGTTTCGATAAGATCTTCACGGTCCCGGCTGAAAATG GTCGCTTGAACTTCTTCAACTTCACCGGAGACTTCACGATCCGAGTGGACACCACTTCGGCTTGGCTGGGGCAGCTCTTCATGTCGTTGAGCATCTTCGGCTGTCAGCAGAACTTTGTCCAGCGCTATCTAAGCATGAGCACTTTCAAAGAGGTCCGTCGAACCCTGATGAGTAACATTCCGGTGGTAATCACGCTGTTCTCGTTGGCCTGGATCGTCGGCATGGGAGTGTACGCGGTGTACGCTCAGTGTGACCCGATGGCCGGAGGCTACATCAACAAGATGGACGAAATTCTGCCGTTCTTCGTGGAGGACAAGTTCAGCTATCTACCCGGAGTGCTGGGACTGTTTATGGCATCGCTGTTCAACGGCGCTTTGAGCTTGAACGTATCCAACTTGAACTCGCTGGCGACTGTTACTTGGGAGGATTTCCTGTCGCCGCTGCCACGCTTCAAGGGAATCAGCGACAAACAGCAGTTGACGATCATCAAATTTATCGGATCCGTGTATGGAGTTATGGTCATGGGCGTCGGGTTTGCCGTAGGTCTTCTGTCCGGAGTGATCGAGAGCAGTATGTTGATGACCTCGGCCACATCTGGACCACTGTTGGGAGTATTCCTGCTGGCCATGCTTGTCCCGGTTGCCAACTGGAAAGGAGCTGCCTCTGGAATGATAGTGTCCCATATCGTTACACTTTGGATTACGTTTGGAAGCCTTACCGTCGATAAGGAGACCGTACTGCTGCCCACCTCCGTTGAG GGCTGCACAAACGAAACCTTCTCTGCCGGCATAGTCAAACCATCCAAATCGTGGCTTCTCGCCAACACGCCCCTTGAGGTTGAATCGGACTTCTCCTACTTGGACGGACCACTGGAAGAGCACATCGCGCGCACTCCTCAATTCCCGGAAACCCTGTACTCCATCTCGTACATGTACTACAGCTTGATCGGCACCTTCCTGACCGTCATTATCGGTACCCTGGTCAGTTACCTAACTCGACACCGGGACGACGCCTACGACCACAAGCTCCTCCATCCGGCAGTGTACCGACTGAGTCGAATGCTACCCGGCAAGGCCCGCCGTTACGTCAACAACCCAGACATCCGCCCCAAAAACTGTCCCAGTGCTTCCAAGAAGATCCCCCTGGACAATCCGGCCTTCGAGCCCAGCCTGGAGTCGATCCACGAGAAAAAGTCTCCTCTCGAGCCGGCGGTCTTCATCGTCAACATGTCGGTGCCCGTCGAAGTTCCGTCCAGTGTTCCCAGTGCTGAACCAACCGCTGCAGACTCTAACCAATTGGTGCCGGAGGAGGTTGGCGATCTGAAAGAAGTCCGAACGTGA
- the LOC109419787 gene encoding sodium-coupled monocarboxylate transporter 1 isoform X1: MAPPLPTTTSSGGFMARTFMDLLWDYGVFVVFIIFSTLVPLWGRFFGKKEKTKADYVFGLGTISMGAMMLSIARGTLGVRSFLGYPSELFYRGSAMWETLYGMVTAYPIVCFVFIPVYFNLGVTSVYQYLDLRFNSRLVRCLASGTYVIRSLLNLGVTVYTPTVALNTVIGIPYWASLLGISAISIIFNLLGGLKAAIMADVIQGVTMILISIAIIIQSMINVGGFDKIFTVPAENGRLNFFNFTGDFTIRVDTTSAWLGQLFMSLSIFGCQQNFVQRYLSMSTFKEVRRTLMSNIPVVITLFSLAWIVGMGVYAVYAQCDPMAGGYINKMDEILPFFVEDKFSYLPGVLGLFMASLFNGALSLNVSNLNSLATVTWEDFLSPLPRFKGISDKQQLTIIKFIGSVYGVMVMGVGFAVGLLSGVIESSMLMTSATSGPLLGVFLLAMLVPVANWKGAASGMIVSHIVTLWITFGSLTVDKETVLLPTSVEGCTNETFSAGIVKPSKSWLLANTPLEVESDFSYLDGPLEEHIARTPQFPETLYSISYMYYSLIGTFLTVIIGTLVSYLTRHRDDAYDHKLLHPAVYRLSRMLPGKARRYVNNPDIRPKNCPSASKKIPLDNPAFEPSLESIHEKKSPLEPAVFIVNMSVPVEVPSSVPSAEPTAADSNQLVPEEVGDLKEVRT; the protein is encoded by the exons ATGGCACGTACCTTTATGGATCTGCTGTGGGACTACGGCGTGTTCGTAGTGTTCATCATCTTCTCGACGCTGGTGCCCCTCTGGGGAAGATTCTTCGGCAAGAAGGAAAAAACCAAGGCGGACTATGTGTTCGGCCTGGGCACGATCTCGATGGGTGCCATGATGCTGTCGATCGCACGTGGAACGCTCGGCGTCCGATCGTTCCTGGGCTACCCGAGTGAACTGTTCTACCGGGGGTCGGCCATGTGGGAAACCCTGTACGGGATGGTGACCGCCTATCCGATCGTGTGCTTTGTGTTCATCCCGGTGTACTTTAACTTGGGTGTTACGTCCGTTTATCAGTATCTGGATTTGAG ATTCAACAGCCGCCTGGTCCGCTGTCTAGCGTCGGGAACCTACGTGATCCGATCCCTACTGAATCTCGGCGTAACGGTGTACACTCCAACGGTGGCACTGAATACGGTCATCGGAATTCCCTACTGGGCTTCGCTGCTTGGGATCTCCGCTATCAGTATCATCTTCAACCTGCTGGGAGGGCTGAAGGCCGCCATTATGGCAGACGTTATCCAGGGAGTTACCATGATCCTGATCTCGATCGCCATAATCATCCAGTCGATGATCAACGTTGGAGGTTTCGATAAGATCTTCACGGTCCCGGCTGAAAATG GTCGCTTGAACTTCTTCAACTTCACCGGAGACTTCACGATCCGAGTGGACACCACTTCGGCTTGGCTGGGGCAGCTCTTCATGTCGTTGAGCATCTTCGGCTGTCAGCAGAACTTTGTCCAGCGCTATCTAAGCATGAGCACTTTCAAAGAGGTCCGTCGAACCCTGATGAGTAACATTCCGGTGGTAATCACGCTGTTCTCGTTGGCCTGGATCGTCGGCATGGGAGTGTACGCGGTGTACGCTCAGTGTGACCCGATGGCCGGAGGCTACATCAACAAGATGGACGAAATTCTGCCGTTCTTCGTGGAGGACAAGTTCAGCTATCTACCCGGAGTGCTGGGACTGTTTATGGCATCGCTGTTCAACGGCGCTTTGAGCTTGAACGTATCCAACTTGAACTCGCTGGCGACTGTTACTTGGGAGGATTTCCTGTCGCCGCTGCCACGCTTCAAGGGAATCAGCGACAAACAGCAGTTGACGATCATCAAATTTATCGGATCCGTGTATGGAGTTATGGTCATGGGCGTCGGGTTTGCCGTAGGTCTTCTGTCCGGAGTGATCGAGAGCAGTATGTTGATGACCTCGGCCACATCTGGACCACTGTTGGGAGTATTCCTGCTGGCCATGCTTGTCCCGGTTGCCAACTGGAAAGGAGCTGCCTCTGGAATGATAGTGTCCCATATCGTTACACTTTGGATTACGTTTGGAAGCCTTACCGTCGATAAGGAGACCGTACTGCTGCCCACCTCCGTTGAG GGCTGCACAAACGAAACCTTCTCTGCCGGCATAGTCAAACCATCCAAATCGTGGCTTCTCGCCAACACGCCCCTTGAGGTTGAATCGGACTTCTCCTACTTGGACGGACCACTGGAAGAGCACATCGCGCGCACTCCTCAATTCCCGGAAACCCTGTACTCCATCTCGTACATGTACTACAGCTTGATCGGCACCTTCCTGACCGTCATTATCGGTACCCTGGTCAGTTACCTAACTCGACACCGGGACGACGCCTACGACCACAAGCTCCTCCATCCGGCAGTGTACCGACTGAGTCGAATGCTACCCGGCAAGGCCCGCCGTTACGTCAACAACCCAGACATCCGCCCCAAAAACTGTCCCAGTGCTTCCAAGAAGATCCCCCTGGACAATCCGGCCTTCGAGCCCAGCCTGGAGTCGATCCACGAGAAAAAGTCTCCTCTCGAGCCGGCGGTCTTCATCGTCAACATGTCGGTGCCCGTCGAAGTTCCGTCCAGTGTTCCCAGTGCTGAACCAACCGCTGCAGACTCTAACCAATTGGTGCCGGAGGAGGTTGGCGATCTGAAAGAAGTCCGAACGTGA
- the LOC109419787 gene encoding sodium-coupled monocarboxylate transporter 1 isoform X4, translated as MQMARTFMDLLWDYGVFVVFIIFSTLVPLWGRFFGKKEKTKADYVFGLGTISMGAMMLSIARGTLGVRSFLGYPSELFYRGSAMWETLYGMVTAYPIVCFVFIPVYFNLGVTSVYQYLDLRFNSRLVRCLASGTYVIRSLLNLGVTVYTPTVALNTVIGIPYWASLLGISAISIIFNLLGGLKAAIMADVIQGVTMILISIAIIIQSMINVGGFDKIFTVPAENGRLNFFNFTGDFTIRVDTTSAWLGQLFMSLSIFGCQQNFVQRYLSMSTFKEVRRTLMSNIPVVITLFSLAWIVGMGVYAVYAQCDPMAGGYINKMDEILPFFVEDKFSYLPGVLGLFMASLFNGALSLNVSNLNSLATVTWEDFLSPLPRFKGISDKQQLTIIKFIGSVYGVMVMGVGFAVGLLSGVIESSMLMTSATSGPLLGVFLLAMLVPVANWKGAASGMIVSHIVTLWITFGSLTVDKETVLLPTSVEGCTNETFSAGIVKPSKSWLLANTPLEVESDFSYLDGPLEEHIARTPQFPETLYSISYMYYSLIGTFLTVIIGTLVSYLTRHRDDAYDHKLLHPAVYRLSRMLPGKARRYVNNPDIRPKNCPSASKKIPLDNPAFEPSLESIHEKKSPLEPAVFIVNMSVPVEVPSSVPSAEPTAADSNQLVPEEVGDLKEVRT; from the exons ATGGCACGTACCTTTATGGATCTGCTGTGGGACTACGGCGTGTTCGTAGTGTTCATCATCTTCTCGACGCTGGTGCCCCTCTGGGGAAGATTCTTCGGCAAGAAGGAAAAAACCAAGGCGGACTATGTGTTCGGCCTGGGCACGATCTCGATGGGTGCCATGATGCTGTCGATCGCACGTGGAACGCTCGGCGTCCGATCGTTCCTGGGCTACCCGAGTGAACTGTTCTACCGGGGGTCGGCCATGTGGGAAACCCTGTACGGGATGGTGACCGCCTATCCGATCGTGTGCTTTGTGTTCATCCCGGTGTACTTTAACTTGGGTGTTACGTCCGTTTATCAGTATCTGGATTTGAG ATTCAACAGCCGCCTGGTCCGCTGTCTAGCGTCGGGAACCTACGTGATCCGATCCCTACTGAATCTCGGCGTAACGGTGTACACTCCAACGGTGGCACTGAATACGGTCATCGGAATTCCCTACTGGGCTTCGCTGCTTGGGATCTCCGCTATCAGTATCATCTTCAACCTGCTGGGAGGGCTGAAGGCCGCCATTATGGCAGACGTTATCCAGGGAGTTACCATGATCCTGATCTCGATCGCCATAATCATCCAGTCGATGATCAACGTTGGAGGTTTCGATAAGATCTTCACGGTCCCGGCTGAAAATG GTCGCTTGAACTTCTTCAACTTCACCGGAGACTTCACGATCCGAGTGGACACCACTTCGGCTTGGCTGGGGCAGCTCTTCATGTCGTTGAGCATCTTCGGCTGTCAGCAGAACTTTGTCCAGCGCTATCTAAGCATGAGCACTTTCAAAGAGGTCCGTCGAACCCTGATGAGTAACATTCCGGTGGTAATCACGCTGTTCTCGTTGGCCTGGATCGTCGGCATGGGAGTGTACGCGGTGTACGCTCAGTGTGACCCGATGGCCGGAGGCTACATCAACAAGATGGACGAAATTCTGCCGTTCTTCGTGGAGGACAAGTTCAGCTATCTACCCGGAGTGCTGGGACTGTTTATGGCATCGCTGTTCAACGGCGCTTTGAGCTTGAACGTATCCAACTTGAACTCGCTGGCGACTGTTACTTGGGAGGATTTCCTGTCGCCGCTGCCACGCTTCAAGGGAATCAGCGACAAACAGCAGTTGACGATCATCAAATTTATCGGATCCGTGTATGGAGTTATGGTCATGGGCGTCGGGTTTGCCGTAGGTCTTCTGTCCGGAGTGATCGAGAGCAGTATGTTGATGACCTCGGCCACATCTGGACCACTGTTGGGAGTATTCCTGCTGGCCATGCTTGTCCCGGTTGCCAACTGGAAAGGAGCTGCCTCTGGAATGATAGTGTCCCATATCGTTACACTTTGGATTACGTTTGGAAGCCTTACCGTCGATAAGGAGACCGTACTGCTGCCCACCTCCGTTGAG GGCTGCACAAACGAAACCTTCTCTGCCGGCATAGTCAAACCATCCAAATCGTGGCTTCTCGCCAACACGCCCCTTGAGGTTGAATCGGACTTCTCCTACTTGGACGGACCACTGGAAGAGCACATCGCGCGCACTCCTCAATTCCCGGAAACCCTGTACTCCATCTCGTACATGTACTACAGCTTGATCGGCACCTTCCTGACCGTCATTATCGGTACCCTGGTCAGTTACCTAACTCGACACCGGGACGACGCCTACGACCACAAGCTCCTCCATCCGGCAGTGTACCGACTGAGTCGAATGCTACCCGGCAAGGCCCGCCGTTACGTCAACAACCCAGACATCCGCCCCAAAAACTGTCCCAGTGCTTCCAAGAAGATCCCCCTGGACAATCCGGCCTTCGAGCCCAGCCTGGAGTCGATCCACGAGAAAAAGTCTCCTCTCGAGCCGGCGGTCTTCATCGTCAACATGTCGGTGCCCGTCGAAGTTCCGTCCAGTGTTCCCAGTGCTGAACCAACCGCTGCAGACTCTAACCAATTGGTGCCGGAGGAGGTTGGCGATCTGAAAGAAGTCCGAACGTGA
- the LOC109419787 gene encoding sodium-coupled monocarboxylate transporter 1 isoform X5, producing the protein MARTFMDLLWDYGVFVVFIIFSTLVPLWGRFFGKKEKTKADYVFGLGTISMGAMMLSIARGTLGVRSFLGYPSELFYRGSAMWETLYGMVTAYPIVCFVFIPVYFNLGVTSVYQYLDLRFNSRLVRCLASGTYVIRSLLNLGVTVYTPTVALNTVIGIPYWASLLGISAISIIFNLLGGLKAAIMADVIQGVTMILISIAIIIQSMINVGGFDKIFTVPAENGRLNFFNFTGDFTIRVDTTSAWLGQLFMSLSIFGCQQNFVQRYLSMSTFKEVRRTLMSNIPVVITLFSLAWIVGMGVYAVYAQCDPMAGGYINKMDEILPFFVEDKFSYLPGVLGLFMASLFNGALSLNVSNLNSLATVTWEDFLSPLPRFKGISDKQQLTIIKFIGSVYGVMVMGVGFAVGLLSGVIESSMLMTSATSGPLLGVFLLAMLVPVANWKGAASGMIVSHIVTLWITFGSLTVDKETVLLPTSVEGCTNETFSAGIVKPSKSWLLANTPLEVESDFSYLDGPLEEHIARTPQFPETLYSISYMYYSLIGTFLTVIIGTLVSYLTRHRDDAYDHKLLHPAVYRLSRMLPGKARRYVNNPDIRPKNCPSASKKIPLDNPAFEPSLESIHEKKSPLEPAVFIVNMSVPVEVPSSVPSAEPTAADSNQLVPEEVGDLKEVRT; encoded by the exons ATGGCACGTACCTTTATGGATCTGCTGTGGGACTACGGCGTGTTCGTAGTGTTCATCATCTTCTCGACGCTGGTGCCCCTCTGGGGAAGATTCTTCGGCAAGAAGGAAAAAACCAAGGCGGACTATGTGTTCGGCCTGGGCACGATCTCGATGGGTGCCATGATGCTGTCGATCGCACGTGGAACGCTCGGCGTCCGATCGTTCCTGGGCTACCCGAGTGAACTGTTCTACCGGGGGTCGGCCATGTGGGAAACCCTGTACGGGATGGTGACCGCCTATCCGATCGTGTGCTTTGTGTTCATCCCGGTGTACTTTAACTTGGGTGTTACGTCCGTTTATCAGTATCTGGATTTGAG ATTCAACAGCCGCCTGGTCCGCTGTCTAGCGTCGGGAACCTACGTGATCCGATCCCTACTGAATCTCGGCGTAACGGTGTACACTCCAACGGTGGCACTGAATACGGTCATCGGAATTCCCTACTGGGCTTCGCTGCTTGGGATCTCCGCTATCAGTATCATCTTCAACCTGCTGGGAGGGCTGAAGGCCGCCATTATGGCAGACGTTATCCAGGGAGTTACCATGATCCTGATCTCGATCGCCATAATCATCCAGTCGATGATCAACGTTGGAGGTTTCGATAAGATCTTCACGGTCCCGGCTGAAAATG GTCGCTTGAACTTCTTCAACTTCACCGGAGACTTCACGATCCGAGTGGACACCACTTCGGCTTGGCTGGGGCAGCTCTTCATGTCGTTGAGCATCTTCGGCTGTCAGCAGAACTTTGTCCAGCGCTATCTAAGCATGAGCACTTTCAAAGAGGTCCGTCGAACCCTGATGAGTAACATTCCGGTGGTAATCACGCTGTTCTCGTTGGCCTGGATCGTCGGCATGGGAGTGTACGCGGTGTACGCTCAGTGTGACCCGATGGCCGGAGGCTACATCAACAAGATGGACGAAATTCTGCCGTTCTTCGTGGAGGACAAGTTCAGCTATCTACCCGGAGTGCTGGGACTGTTTATGGCATCGCTGTTCAACGGCGCTTTGAGCTTGAACGTATCCAACTTGAACTCGCTGGCGACTGTTACTTGGGAGGATTTCCTGTCGCCGCTGCCACGCTTCAAGGGAATCAGCGACAAACAGCAGTTGACGATCATCAAATTTATCGGATCCGTGTATGGAGTTATGGTCATGGGCGTCGGGTTTGCCGTAGGTCTTCTGTCCGGAGTGATCGAGAGCAGTATGTTGATGACCTCGGCCACATCTGGACCACTGTTGGGAGTATTCCTGCTGGCCATGCTTGTCCCGGTTGCCAACTGGAAAGGAGCTGCCTCTGGAATGATAGTGTCCCATATCGTTACACTTTGGATTACGTTTGGAAGCCTTACCGTCGATAAGGAGACCGTACTGCTGCCCACCTCCGTTGAG GGCTGCACAAACGAAACCTTCTCTGCCGGCATAGTCAAACCATCCAAATCGTGGCTTCTCGCCAACACGCCCCTTGAGGTTGAATCGGACTTCTCCTACTTGGACGGACCACTGGAAGAGCACATCGCGCGCACTCCTCAATTCCCGGAAACCCTGTACTCCATCTCGTACATGTACTACAGCTTGATCGGCACCTTCCTGACCGTCATTATCGGTACCCTGGTCAGTTACCTAACTCGACACCGGGACGACGCCTACGACCACAAGCTCCTCCATCCGGCAGTGTACCGACTGAGTCGAATGCTACCCGGCAAGGCCCGCCGTTACGTCAACAACCCAGACATCCGCCCCAAAAACTGTCCCAGTGCTTCCAAGAAGATCCCCCTGGACAATCCGGCCTTCGAGCCCAGCCTGGAGTCGATCCACGAGAAAAAGTCTCCTCTCGAGCCGGCGGTCTTCATCGTCAACATGTCGGTGCCCGTCGAAGTTCCGTCCAGTGTTCCCAGTGCTGAACCAACCGCTGCAGACTCTAACCAATTGGTGCCGGAGGAGGTTGGCGATCTGAAAGAAGTCCGAACGTGA
- the LOC109419787 gene encoding sodium-coupled monocarboxylate transporter 1 isoform X2, which produces MVTMARTFMDLLWDYGVFVVFIIFSTLVPLWGRFFGKKEKTKADYVFGLGTISMGAMMLSIARGTLGVRSFLGYPSELFYRGSAMWETLYGMVTAYPIVCFVFIPVYFNLGVTSVYQYLDLRFNSRLVRCLASGTYVIRSLLNLGVTVYTPTVALNTVIGIPYWASLLGISAISIIFNLLGGLKAAIMADVIQGVTMILISIAIIIQSMINVGGFDKIFTVPAENGRLNFFNFTGDFTIRVDTTSAWLGQLFMSLSIFGCQQNFVQRYLSMSTFKEVRRTLMSNIPVVITLFSLAWIVGMGVYAVYAQCDPMAGGYINKMDEILPFFVEDKFSYLPGVLGLFMASLFNGALSLNVSNLNSLATVTWEDFLSPLPRFKGISDKQQLTIIKFIGSVYGVMVMGVGFAVGLLSGVIESSMLMTSATSGPLLGVFLLAMLVPVANWKGAASGMIVSHIVTLWITFGSLTVDKETVLLPTSVEGCTNETFSAGIVKPSKSWLLANTPLEVESDFSYLDGPLEEHIARTPQFPETLYSISYMYYSLIGTFLTVIIGTLVSYLTRHRDDAYDHKLLHPAVYRLSRMLPGKARRYVNNPDIRPKNCPSASKKIPLDNPAFEPSLESIHEKKSPLEPAVFIVNMSVPVEVPSSVPSAEPTAADSNQLVPEEVGDLKEVRT; this is translated from the exons ATGGCACGTACCTTTATGGATCTGCTGTGGGACTACGGCGTGTTCGTAGTGTTCATCATCTTCTCGACGCTGGTGCCCCTCTGGGGAAGATTCTTCGGCAAGAAGGAAAAAACCAAGGCGGACTATGTGTTCGGCCTGGGCACGATCTCGATGGGTGCCATGATGCTGTCGATCGCACGTGGAACGCTCGGCGTCCGATCGTTCCTGGGCTACCCGAGTGAACTGTTCTACCGGGGGTCGGCCATGTGGGAAACCCTGTACGGGATGGTGACCGCCTATCCGATCGTGTGCTTTGTGTTCATCCCGGTGTACTTTAACTTGGGTGTTACGTCCGTTTATCAGTATCTGGATTTGAG ATTCAACAGCCGCCTGGTCCGCTGTCTAGCGTCGGGAACCTACGTGATCCGATCCCTACTGAATCTCGGCGTAACGGTGTACACTCCAACGGTGGCACTGAATACGGTCATCGGAATTCCCTACTGGGCTTCGCTGCTTGGGATCTCCGCTATCAGTATCATCTTCAACCTGCTGGGAGGGCTGAAGGCCGCCATTATGGCAGACGTTATCCAGGGAGTTACCATGATCCTGATCTCGATCGCCATAATCATCCAGTCGATGATCAACGTTGGAGGTTTCGATAAGATCTTCACGGTCCCGGCTGAAAATG GTCGCTTGAACTTCTTCAACTTCACCGGAGACTTCACGATCCGAGTGGACACCACTTCGGCTTGGCTGGGGCAGCTCTTCATGTCGTTGAGCATCTTCGGCTGTCAGCAGAACTTTGTCCAGCGCTATCTAAGCATGAGCACTTTCAAAGAGGTCCGTCGAACCCTGATGAGTAACATTCCGGTGGTAATCACGCTGTTCTCGTTGGCCTGGATCGTCGGCATGGGAGTGTACGCGGTGTACGCTCAGTGTGACCCGATGGCCGGAGGCTACATCAACAAGATGGACGAAATTCTGCCGTTCTTCGTGGAGGACAAGTTCAGCTATCTACCCGGAGTGCTGGGACTGTTTATGGCATCGCTGTTCAACGGCGCTTTGAGCTTGAACGTATCCAACTTGAACTCGCTGGCGACTGTTACTTGGGAGGATTTCCTGTCGCCGCTGCCACGCTTCAAGGGAATCAGCGACAAACAGCAGTTGACGATCATCAAATTTATCGGATCCGTGTATGGAGTTATGGTCATGGGCGTCGGGTTTGCCGTAGGTCTTCTGTCCGGAGTGATCGAGAGCAGTATGTTGATGACCTCGGCCACATCTGGACCACTGTTGGGAGTATTCCTGCTGGCCATGCTTGTCCCGGTTGCCAACTGGAAAGGAGCTGCCTCTGGAATGATAGTGTCCCATATCGTTACACTTTGGATTACGTTTGGAAGCCTTACCGTCGATAAGGAGACCGTACTGCTGCCCACCTCCGTTGAG GGCTGCACAAACGAAACCTTCTCTGCCGGCATAGTCAAACCATCCAAATCGTGGCTTCTCGCCAACACGCCCCTTGAGGTTGAATCGGACTTCTCCTACTTGGACGGACCACTGGAAGAGCACATCGCGCGCACTCCTCAATTCCCGGAAACCCTGTACTCCATCTCGTACATGTACTACAGCTTGATCGGCACCTTCCTGACCGTCATTATCGGTACCCTGGTCAGTTACCTAACTCGACACCGGGACGACGCCTACGACCACAAGCTCCTCCATCCGGCAGTGTACCGACTGAGTCGAATGCTACCCGGCAAGGCCCGCCGTTACGTCAACAACCCAGACATCCGCCCCAAAAACTGTCCCAGTGCTTCCAAGAAGATCCCCCTGGACAATCCGGCCTTCGAGCCCAGCCTGGAGTCGATCCACGAGAAAAAGTCTCCTCTCGAGCCGGCGGTCTTCATCGTCAACATGTCGGTGCCCGTCGAAGTTCCGTCCAGTGTTCCCAGTGCTGAACCAACCGCTGCAGACTCTAACCAATTGGTGCCGGAGGAGGTTGGCGATCTGAAAGAAGTCCGAACGTGA